The following are encoded together in the Iodobacter fluviatilis genome:
- a CDS encoding complex I NDUFA9 subunit family protein, producing the protein MQNILLIGGSGFIGRQLAAKLATAGHHVTLPTRQREQVRADLLPLTHLNLINADVHDPATLAKLVAGQDIVINLVGILQGSEASFKRAHVTLTEKIITACTEQGVHRYLHMSALGADIHGPSIYQRSKGEAEALVLASRLDWTIYRPSVVFGEEDQFLNLFASLLKIAPFVPLAGADTRFQPVWVQDVTRAFAEGVSNTALIGKTLSLVGPKVYTLKELVRYTAQTIGTCRPIISLPNWAARAQASLMSLLPNPPLSHDNLDSLQVDNIDSAGFAPELAWRPMALEAIAPSYLATNKANRYNRLRRHAGRK; encoded by the coding sequence ATGCAAAACATTCTATTGATAGGAGGCAGCGGCTTTATTGGCCGCCAGCTAGCCGCCAAGCTCGCTACGGCAGGACACCACGTCACCTTGCCAACACGCCAGCGTGAGCAGGTGCGGGCTGACTTACTGCCGCTCACCCACCTTAATCTGATCAACGCCGATGTGCACGATCCGGCCACCTTGGCCAAGCTAGTGGCAGGCCAAGACATAGTGATCAATTTAGTTGGTATCTTGCAAGGTTCTGAAGCCAGCTTTAAACGCGCCCATGTCACGCTCACCGAAAAAATCATCACCGCCTGTACCGAGCAAGGCGTGCATCGCTATCTGCATATGAGCGCCTTGGGTGCCGATATCCATGGGCCATCCATATATCAGCGTAGCAAAGGCGAGGCAGAAGCACTGGTTTTAGCCAGCCGCTTAGATTGGACTATTTATCGACCGTCTGTGGTATTTGGTGAGGAAGATCAATTTTTAAATCTATTTGCATCCCTGCTTAAAATAGCGCCATTTGTACCACTGGCAGGGGCGGACACGCGCTTCCAACCTGTATGGGTGCAGGATGTCACGCGTGCTTTTGCCGAAGGCGTGAGCAATACCGCCCTAATTGGCAAAACACTTAGCCTCGTCGGCCCCAAGGTTTATACCCTCAAAGAATTAGTGCGCTATACCGCTCAGACTATTGGTACATGTAGGCCTATTATTTCCTTACCAAATTGGGCCGCAAGGGCACAAGCTAGCCTAATGAGCCTATTACCCAACCCTCCGCTTAGCCACGACAACCTTGACTCCTTGCAAGTCGATAATATCGACTCCGCAGGCTTTGCCCCTGAGCTCGCTTGGCGGCCGATGGCCTTAGAGGCCATCGCTCCTAGCTATTTAGCCACGAACAAAGCCAACCGCTACAACCGTTTACGTCGCCATGCAGGCAGAAAATAA